Proteins co-encoded in one Chlorogloeopsis sp. ULAP01 genomic window:
- a CDS encoding glutathione S-transferase family protein translates to MIVLYQHPLSPYAQKTKIALREKGIEFELKTPEFSRGGFGGSEFLQANPRAEMPALTDGDIKIFDSTIILEYIEDKWNEPPLLPSNPAERARIRMIEDVMDTYYEPINWGLGEINFFGRAKGELAETIVGNAKEQAAKCRQWLTKQLGDREWFNGDHFGWSDLCVVPHINLSAIAFDIAPEANSPLANWFKRVSVRPSVAQTLQEAKDSITGLEQFSHLVEQGLFKREYRDHRLEWMIRMGGLQVVVAGIEKDNIRFSYDFS, encoded by the coding sequence ATGATCGTCCTCTACCAACACCCGCTATCACCATATGCACAAAAAACCAAAATCGCCTTACGCGAAAAGGGGATTGAGTTTGAACTCAAGACACCTGAGTTCAGTAGAGGCGGATTTGGAGGCAGCGAGTTCCTCCAAGCGAATCCTCGTGCAGAAATGCCAGCCCTTACTGACGGTGACATTAAAATATTCGACTCTACAATCATCCTTGAGTACATCGAAGACAAATGGAATGAGCCGCCACTATTGCCAAGCAATCCGGCAGAGCGAGCTCGTATCCGCATGATTGAAGATGTCATGGATACCTACTACGAGCCTATTAACTGGGGATTGGGTGAAATCAACTTCTTCGGTAGAGCGAAGGGTGAACTTGCCGAAACCATCGTTGGCAATGCCAAAGAGCAAGCAGCAAAGTGTCGCCAATGGCTAACAAAGCAGCTAGGTGATCGCGAATGGTTCAATGGCGATCATTTTGGCTGGAGCGATTTGTGTGTTGTTCCCCACATTAATTTGTCAGCGATCGCATTTGACATTGCACCAGAAGCAAACTCACCACTTGCCAATTGGTTCAAGCGCGTCAGTGTGCGTCCAAGTGTAGCTCAAACGTTACAGGAAGCAAAAGACTCCATTACTGGATTGGAGCAATTTTCGCACCTCGTTGAGCAGGGACTATTCAAACGTGAGTACCGCGATCATCGTCTTGAATGGATGATTCGTATGGGTGGACTTCAAGTTGTAGTTGCTGGTATAGAGAAAGACAACATCCGATTTAGTTACGATTTCTCTTGA
- a CDS encoding class I SAM-dependent methyltransferase — MCANCGKRLFAWIMAQGSGTYNKFVGEKKQSLFANLHGKVLEIGPGTGANLPYFPKSINWVGIEPNPYMHNYLKQEAYKLGLDNIDLRTGTAESIEAGDNSIDAVVSTLVLCSVPNLAETLQEILRVLKPGGQFLFIEHVAAPQGTLLQKVQTTVRPVWKIIGDGCHPDRETWLGLEKAGFTSLNYEHFQAPMPIVSPHIIGVGTK, encoded by the coding sequence ATGTGTGCTAACTGTGGAAAGCGTTTGTTTGCCTGGATCATGGCTCAAGGTAGCGGCACTTATAACAAATTTGTTGGAGAAAAAAAGCAATCTTTATTTGCTAATCTTCACGGTAAAGTTTTAGAGATAGGGCCAGGAACTGGGGCTAATCTACCTTATTTTCCTAAGAGTATAAATTGGGTAGGAATTGAGCCAAATCCCTATATGCACAACTATTTAAAACAAGAAGCATACAAGCTAGGTTTAGATAATATTGACCTTCGTACAGGAACTGCTGAAAGTATAGAAGCTGGAGACAATAGCATAGATGCTGTTGTTAGTACCCTAGTTTTATGTTCAGTACCAAATTTAGCTGAAACCCTACAAGAAATTTTACGAGTTCTCAAGCCGGGTGGACAATTCTTATTTATTGAACACGTCGCCGCTCCTCAAGGAACTTTGCTGCAAAAAGTACAAACAACAGTGCGCCCTGTTTGGAAAATTATTGGTGATGGTTGTCATCCTGATCGCGAAACTTGGTTAGGATTAGAAAAGGCTGGTTTTACTAGTCTTAATTATGAACATTTTCAAGCACCAATGCCAATTGTTAGCCCTCACATTATCGGAGTCGGGACAAAATAA
- a CDS encoding nuclear transport factor 2 family protein — MIKVEEIHSIIKQAAKAWMTGNADAFAQLFAPDGKFIVPGYSYVGQTAIQQVTAEFAATHSDVKIEIQQILTDGNHAAVEWTWEDTNIETGKQQKAEDAIIVDFNDGLITRWREYIDSI; from the coding sequence GTGATAAAAGTAGAAGAAATTCACTCTATCATTAAACAAGCAGCCAAAGCTTGGATGACAGGAAATGCTGATGCTTTTGCTCAGTTATTTGCACCAGATGGAAAGTTTATTGTTCCTGGTTATAGTTATGTAGGACAAACTGCTATTCAACAAGTAACGGCTGAATTTGCTGCAACTCATTCAGACGTAAAAATTGAGATTCAACAAATTCTTACTGATGGTAATCATGCAGCTGTTGAGTGGACTTGGGAAGATACAAATATAGAAACAGGCAAGCAGCAAAAAGCCGAAGATGCCATTATAGTTGATTTCAACGATGGATTAATTACTCGTTGGCGAGAATATATAGACTCTATCTAA